In Paenibacillus sp. FSL R7-0345, a single window of DNA contains:
- a CDS encoding glycosyltransferase, with protein sequence MTEYGDIPKVSIIICTYNRSALLVKTLQSLTGLENLHQAEIIVVDNNSPDDTAAAIRDFIRSHGAEMDIRYLLEPVQGLSAARNTGILASKSQIIAFLDDDAIPCRNWITTIISTFDERPEVMAMGGKVAPIFESKRPDWLIKPFELPYTIVDLGNKVKEYPKRLHPCGANMAMRKPAFDISLFPLDLGRKGDSLISGEETWLFGQLERQGHTILYHPQMAVDHFVAAGRLTEDWIMKRYYSQGISNAMKSEGLKGNLLLLGKTAAKIVYVMADSVFSRSQGKKLLNRCRLESIRGTLHMFWNRKRESAAG encoded by the coding sequence TACAACAGGTCGGCTCTGCTGGTTAAAACCCTTCAGTCGCTGACCGGACTTGAAAATCTGCATCAGGCTGAAATCATCGTGGTAGACAACAACTCACCGGATGATACAGCAGCAGCGATCAGGGATTTCATCAGAAGTCATGGTGCAGAAATGGATATCCGTTATCTTCTGGAGCCGGTACAGGGATTGTCGGCGGCCCGGAATACAGGAATTCTGGCTTCCAAATCGCAGATCATCGCTTTCCTCGATGACGATGCGATACCTTGCCGGAATTGGATTACAACAATAATCAGCACCTTTGACGAACGGCCGGAAGTGATGGCCATGGGCGGCAAGGTTGCCCCGATCTTCGAAAGCAAGCGTCCGGACTGGCTGATCAAGCCGTTCGAGCTGCCGTACACGATCGTGGATCTGGGAAATAAGGTCAAGGAATATCCGAAACGGCTGCATCCGTGCGGAGCCAACATGGCGATGCGCAAGCCGGCATTCGATATCAGCCTGTTCCCGCTGGATCTTGGAAGAAAGGGTGACTCCCTGATCTCCGGTGAAGAAACGTGGCTCTTCGGACAGCTGGAGAGACAAGGACACACGATCCTTTATCATCCGCAGATGGCCGTTGACCATTTCGTGGCGGCAGGGCGCCTGACCGAAGACTGGATTATGAAAAGGTATTACAGCCAGGGCATCTCCAACGCCATGAAAAGCGAAGGACTGAAGGGCAATCTGCTGCTGTTGGGCAAGACGGCCGCCAAAATAGTGTATGTTATGGCCGACTCCGTCTTCTCCAGAAGCCAGGGTAAAAAGCTGCTGAACAGATGCCGGCTGGAAAGCATTCGCGGGACGCTTCATATGTTTTGGAACCGGAAAAGGGAATCTGCAGCGGGGTGA
- a CDS encoding O-antigen ligase family protein, translating to MTNFEWGTKLNALPYGMLYLVSALFLGTAVIYQPVFAVAAVLLIIILTVSISRPDVISYFVLLTTAVSINFLFSGSMFGIEILSLYKLMILMLLVPCILVNGLRFKLSAPLLAMFILVIITFGFSIWLPEMSSSIAVKAFIGLSLPFVFLLINWKKEVADKQIRILAMLPVISVGIGILLQIAGMHSLLAIEFTGAVRLQGANIAPHLAMLAFMGVAICFIEIKRSQQHSRLFYTLLGLNFLILVGTGTRGPMLALVPMVLYYFFDISRQYLKGKSQYLIPLLGGGIVLAGAVYLQLDNLRKRSFERTTETGIDLSGRTEAWEFFLNKASGSPWAGRGLGSATVANDGTLYYGFVVPHNEYIRFYYDGGYIGAILLLLSLLAVFLMVYRALAPRVRPYYALLIAAFLVYSFSDNTLSTVQFIIPFCWYLNCLYRSSQPTDSPQKEVIR from the coding sequence ATGACTAATTTTGAGTGGGGCACTAAACTAAACGCTTTACCATACGGAATGCTCTACCTTGTGTCCGCACTGTTTCTGGGGACCGCGGTTATTTACCAGCCGGTATTTGCGGTAGCGGCCGTACTCTTGATTATTATACTTACTGTCTCCATCTCACGACCCGATGTAATCAGTTACTTCGTACTGCTGACCACAGCGGTCTCGATCAACTTCCTGTTCAGCGGCAGCATGTTCGGTATCGAAATTCTCTCGCTCTACAAGCTGATGATCCTGATGCTGCTGGTACCCTGTATTCTGGTGAACGGACTGAGGTTCAAGCTGAGTGCTCCCTTGCTCGCGATGTTCATCCTGGTGATTATCACCTTCGGCTTCTCCATCTGGCTGCCGGAGATGAGCTCATCCATTGCGGTAAAAGCTTTTATCGGACTGTCGCTCCCCTTCGTATTCCTCCTGATCAACTGGAAGAAGGAGGTTGCCGACAAGCAGATCCGCATCCTCGCGATGCTGCCTGTAATCAGTGTAGGGATCGGGATCCTGCTGCAGATAGCGGGCATGCATTCCCTTCTCGCCATAGAATTCACAGGTGCTGTACGGCTGCAAGGTGCTAACATTGCACCGCATCTGGCGATGCTGGCCTTTATGGGCGTAGCGATCTGCTTTATCGAGATCAAGCGCAGCCAGCAGCATTCCCGCTTATTCTACACCTTGCTGGGCCTGAACTTTCTGATTCTGGTCGGAACAGGAACGAGAGGGCCGATGCTGGCACTCGTACCTATGGTTCTCTATTATTTCTTCGACATCTCACGGCAGTATTTAAAAGGCAAATCACAGTATCTGATCCCGCTGCTTGGCGGGGGGATTGTACTCGCAGGCGCAGTATATCTGCAGCTGGACAATCTCAGAAAACGCTCATTCGAGCGGACTACGGAGACGGGGATTGACCTGTCGGGCCGGACGGAGGCCTGGGAATTCTTCCTGAACAAGGCATCCGGTTCGCCTTGGGCGGGCCGGGGACTTGGATCAGCCACTGTAGCCAATGACGGTACGCTCTATTACGGATTTGTTGTTCCGCATAACGAGTACATCCGGTTTTACTACGATGGAGGGTATATCGGCGCCATTCTGCTGCTGCTTTCCTTACTGGCTGTGTTTCTTATGGTTTACAGAGCTTTGGCGCCGCGGGTCAGACCTTATTATGCTCTCTTGATTGCAGCGTTTCTCGTATATTCCTTTTCAGATAACACGCTGTCGACGGTCCAATTCATTATTCCGTTCTGTTGGTACCTGAACTGCCTGTATCGATCTTCACAGCCAACCGATTCCCCACAAAAAGAAGTGATACGATGA
- a CDS encoding WecB/TagA/CpsF family glycosyltransferase, translating into MNQVNMFDVNFNNYDFMDLLDYIDKTIQERNQSYILTCNVDHVIKLRKDKEFQAVYSEAGAVVADGMPLIWASKMLGKPLKQKVSGSDLFSRLGNAFEQRKYRLFFLGSAEGIPEKATMNLKAAFPGINVVGCYSPSYGFEHNEEENRHIIKMLTDSQPDIVFVGVGAPKQEKWIYRHYTSYQAPISIGVGATFDFLSGSVKRAPDFMQKTGLEWFWRLSQEPGRLWKRYLVDDAQFLVLLLKELRKKDRVKGRSLE; encoded by the coding sequence ATGAATCAAGTGAATATGTTCGATGTTAACTTTAATAACTATGATTTCATGGATTTGCTTGATTACATCGACAAAACCATTCAGGAAAGGAACCAGTCCTACATCCTGACCTGCAATGTCGATCATGTAATCAAGCTTCGCAAGGACAAAGAATTTCAGGCCGTTTATTCAGAAGCGGGCGCAGTCGTTGCAGACGGGATGCCGCTGATCTGGGCTTCCAAAATGCTTGGCAAGCCGCTCAAGCAGAAGGTATCCGGCTCCGATCTCTTCAGCCGTCTGGGCAATGCCTTTGAGCAAAGGAAGTACCGGCTGTTCTTCCTCGGCTCGGCAGAAGGCATACCGGAAAAGGCGACGATGAATCTGAAGGCGGCTTTTCCGGGAATCAACGTTGTCGGCTGCTATTCACCCTCCTACGGCTTTGAGCATAACGAGGAGGAGAACCGGCACATCATCAAGATGCTGACAGACAGCCAGCCGGACATTGTATTCGTCGGCGTGGGCGCACCGAAGCAGGAGAAATGGATCTACCGCCATTACACCTCGTATCAGGCACCGATTTCGATCGGTGTCGGCGCAACCTTCGATTTTCTCTCCGGTTCCGTGAAGCGGGCGCCGGACTTTATGCAGAAGACAGGGCTTGAATGGTTCTGGCGGCTAAGCCAGGAGCCGGGGCGGCTCTGGAAGAGATATCTTGTGGATGATGCCCAATTCCTGGTTCTGCTGCTCAAGGAGCTGCGCAAGAAAGACAGAGTGAAGGGCAGAAGCCTTGAATAA
- a CDS encoding O-antigen ligase family protein, which translates to MTEQNEGSISLPSLNTMKSGAVAVLICAICLGLPLLIGFASAQLSASDSLQGAILAGLLFPAFLLALLKPKQLIAYTLLIWAVAPELRRIADWSEGVYHSVSLLSLAPLLTGATLAIPVLREIHRIRKSSSRIILLFSVALAYGAMIGLAKNGMGSVYDLANYIVPLLLIPFFAVTRFTPKDIDRLLYAFANIAVLVAIYGIIQYLTVPPWDAFWMRNADMISIGTPYPLEVRVFSTLNSPGPAATFLVFALVPMILERKWQGTLRWIGVMLVVICLLTTLVRSAWLVLLVMLLVYIASSPSKGKWKTLLQLGFVAAALFWIVPKLPGAEGLVARMETLTSVQEDHSYNERLALWQNMVPLVASNPVGQGIGSVGQSTKLGNGGELGEYGNMDNGFIALLLTFGVLGALFFFGALGAVIKEIAVRVTSKDSLQPYARLSLAAWTGAVVSLLSDNGFPGLKGYLIWMLIGLGLGAKEIIESRKKGTPHAAVERQITSH; encoded by the coding sequence ATGACAGAGCAGAATGAGGGCAGTATATCACTGCCATCCCTGAACACGATGAAATCCGGAGCGGTTGCAGTGCTGATCTGCGCTATATGTCTTGGCCTCCCGCTGCTGATCGGGTTCGCCAGTGCACAGCTTAGTGCCTCCGACAGTCTGCAGGGAGCCATTCTGGCAGGGCTGCTCTTTCCCGCCTTCCTGCTGGCGCTGCTGAAGCCCAAACAGCTGATTGCCTATACGCTGCTCATCTGGGCAGTGGCTCCGGAGCTGCGGCGGATCGCTGACTGGTCGGAAGGGGTGTACCATTCCGTATCGCTGCTCAGCCTGGCGCCGCTGCTGACGGGTGCAACCCTTGCCATCCCGGTGCTGCGCGAGATTCACAGGATCCGCAAATCGTCATCCCGGATTATCCTGCTGTTCTCGGTGGCGCTGGCTTACGGCGCAATGATCGGCCTGGCCAAGAACGGCATGGGCTCGGTGTACGATCTGGCGAACTACATCGTACCGCTGCTGCTGATTCCGTTCTTTGCGGTTACCCGGTTCACGCCGAAGGATATTGACCGGCTGCTGTACGCTTTTGCCAACATTGCAGTGCTGGTAGCCATCTACGGTATCATCCAGTATCTGACCGTTCCGCCATGGGATGCGTTCTGGATGCGCAATGCGGATATGATCTCGATTGGCACACCGTATCCATTGGAGGTCCGGGTGTTCTCCACGCTGAATTCACCCGGACCGGCCGCCACCTTCCTGGTATTCGCCCTGGTGCCGATGATCCTTGAGCGGAAATGGCAGGGCACGCTGCGCTGGATCGGCGTAATGCTCGTCGTAATCTGTCTGCTGACCACACTGGTACGCTCGGCCTGGCTGGTACTGCTTGTGATGCTGCTGGTCTACATCGCCTCCTCCCCGTCGAAAGGGAAGTGGAAGACGCTGCTTCAGCTGGGATTTGTCGCCGCCGCACTGTTCTGGATCGTTCCCAAGCTTCCGGGAGCAGAAGGACTGGTCGCACGGATGGAGACACTGACCTCGGTTCAGGAGGATCACTCCTACAATGAACGTCTTGCCCTCTGGCAGAACATGGTGCCGCTGGTAGCCTCGAATCCAGTCGGCCAGGGGATCGGCAGTGTAGGGCAGAGTACCAAGCTGGGTAACGGAGGAGAGCTTGGCGAGTACGGCAACATGGATAACGGGTTTATCGCATTGCTGCTTACCTTCGGAGTACTGGGAGCTTTGTTCTTCTTCGGAGCCCTTGGCGCAGTTATCAAGGAAATTGCCGTCAGAGTCACAAGCAAGGACAGTCTTCAGCCTTACGCCAGGCTTTCACTGGCGGCCTGGACAGGAGCGGTAGTCAGCCTGCTGTCCGATAACGGCTTCCCGGGACTCAAGGGATATCTGATCTGGATGCTGATCGGCCTGGGCCTCGGTGCCAAAGAGATTATTGAAAGCAGAAAGAAGGGAACACCGCATGCAGCAGTCGAACGCCAAATCACTTCCCACTAG